One Eretmochelys imbricata isolate rEreImb1 chromosome 9, rEreImb1.hap1, whole genome shotgun sequence genomic window, aggtgaattgaaatatactatttcttttatcatttttacagcgcaaatatttgtaataaaaataatataaagtgagcactgtacactttgtattctgtgttgtaattgaaatcaatatatttgaaaatgtagaaaaaccatccaaaaatatttactaaatttctattggtattctagtgtttaacagtgcgattaatcgtgattcatttttttaatcgcagttaatttttttgagctaatcgcgtgagttaactgtgattaaccaACAGCCCTGATTCTGACCCGAGTCCATGTGGGTTGGAAGCAGGATGTGGTATTGTTGATTTCATCTATATTCTTGCCATCTCCAGAAAGACTTGTGAGCACCGCCCTCCAGGATGTGTCACTTACTGGCCTAACAAGAATCTTTGATGATAATGCTCAGTTGAGAGACTTCCTGGCAGCTGGTCCAGTGGCTGCAGAACCAAAGTTAGGAAAGGGGTGACCATCCCAGACTGAACAAGACTAGTCTGGGTGGGAGAAGCATAGGACTGGGTGTTATGATCTTTGCTCTCTACCAATCACCACCACAGAAGTGCCATGTGATCAATTTCTCTTGCTGGAAAATGGGCCCATGCATGGGGGTGGGTTGTGAGGCTCCATCAGTTAACATTTCTCTAAACTCCTGCCAGCTGTTCCCGCCCCAGAGTGCCCGCCCTACTGCTACAATTGCTTGGATTCAGACCAAGGTGAGTCACATCTGCAAGAGCAGATCCTGCCAGAGGCGAGAAGGGAGACAAGCCTAGCTGATCTACTTGGATCTGGGTCAGCGTTCCACCCCGAAGTTCTGAAAGTGTCTGGCACATTTGCACCCATCCCCTGAGCAGCTAAGATCTTGAGGGGAGACACTGGTATAcaaaggtgcctaaagatgcagctagggaCCTAGCGGGGTTTACGAAAGCACCTAAACAGGTTAGGCAGATAGGTATTTAGGTGCCCcatgcccactgatttcaaggcacCTGAGGATCTGGATCGTAACTCCTGTTGAGACTGTCTGGCTACAGTTCTCTGTGCTGCCCTGGTCTCAGCGCCTGATTGGATTAGGATTGTGCTCACCTTGCGGCTACTCCCAAACCAGACTCAAACATCAGGGGGTGTCAGATGCAGCTGCTGGTGATCGTTCCATCACCGTGCACATCATGCTGTGCTCTAGAGACCATGTGGCCTTTTCTTGGTGGATTACAGCATACTGGTATTTGACACACAAAACCCTGTCTGCTCTGAGGCTTGCAGAGGCTCGacacctccttcccccccccccccccattgggcTCAAGTGTGAGCCTCATGCTTAGGTCTGTATGGCTCAGGAAAGAGTCATTGAATCCTACTTGCTGCCAGACCTCGCATTGGACGTACTGAAAGGCTCGGCTCTTGGCTTGGGTTTTTGCAGCTGGGTGAGAGGAGGAGTTTGgttggacactttttttttttttattggtcactgaaaaatatttgttaaaaaaacccaacaccttgCTGTAAGTGCCCCCACAAGGCTCCCTAGTGGGCACTGTTTCCAGCAGAATACACAAATGGGGGTTTACCCTCACTGATCGTTGTAGTACAGAGTACTAGGAAAGAAAGTGCCCTTGTGAGCTATTTTCCATGGTACCACAAGAGGGCAGCAGTAACACACAACACAAAAAGAGGGGGCTTTCAGTCCTTGCAAGGACACTGTTAATTGTCTTTTTCATGCCAAGGCCGGACTGAAGGCAGAAGCAGCACGGGGTGTGCAGTTCAACGAGAATGCACCAGAACACGGGGCCTGCCAACACACGCACTTTCCTGAGAAGCCTGGCTCGCAGCAGGCATGCCACACTGGACTGGAAAGGGGTGAAGAAGATTCCAGGCTGAAGCCTTTTTGAGCTCAGAAAGGGGGGCCCTGATAATGTGATAgaacctccccccagcctggcatgACAGCCGCCTCTCTGACTAGGAGGAGTTTAAGCCCAGGCTCGTGCTTAGTGGCCATTTACTGATGGACAGCCCTCCCCATCGCATCAACCCTCCAGGACAACTGGCCTGCTTGTGAGCAGTCACAGACAGCTGTGATTCCAAAGCTGAAGATCCCCGTAAGGCAGGGATCTAGCTTCCGCCCAAAGCTAGCAAATGACCCAGCACCAAAATTCCTAATGACGCCAGTGGGACCTTTCCCTTTAACTAGGATGCTCCTAGGCTAAACCAGCCAGCCAGTTTTGCAGTATGAGTTGAAGGTCAAACTCAGCCTTTAGTGCAGAGGGAGTAGGCGATCTGACTCCCCGAGAAGCGCTGCCCCTGGAACGCGGGTAGGCTTGAGGTAGTGTGGTATGCAGCGGGCTTGGACCACCACCGCCTCTAGGTAGCTAAAGCAGAGGTTTCAATCGTGCGGCTCACAACCGTCCCCTTCCCATAATGCTAAGTAGGAGGTGTCCTGGCTAGATGGACAAGGGGAAGAGgatgagaacccctgggctataagcttgtctccagggctgtcaatgaAGCATCATTCACCAGCATTCCACTCACCTAGAAACCATGCCCTGCACGCTGCCAGTGCAATTACATTACTCTGGTACCCTGAGGCCCCAGCCGAGATTGGGGCCCCATCGTGTTGGGTGCCACCTACTTGCCCCAATGAGCTtcaccaggatgggcaggaaaaCGGGGGCACAGGGCAGTACAGTGGCGTAATCACTGCCTCCGGCAGGTGACAAAACATCACCTTGGTTAAGATGGATAAGCTGAAGGCCTTTTGGAATACATCCTGGGCCAGCTCCTCCTCGGCGATTGCACCGCCCAGTACGCTGTATTAGGAGCAGTGCAGGTGTAGAGGGCGCCAGGCTTGCTGTGCCCTGTGCTGCTGGAGCCTAGTCTAATCAGCCTCTATTTCACACCTAATGAAACACACCTCAGTTACAGAGAAACAAAGTCAAAACCTCAGgcctacctccccacccccttgtctTGCTGCATTTCCAACATGGGCATCGCAGAACCCTCGACCACAGGGACAGCTCACATTCAAGAGCATGCTAGCACCTGATGCCAGTGGGACGCTACCTAAAAGCTGCCATCATAGCAACAGGTTGGAACAGGTGCAATTCTCCAAGGAGGTAATCACAAATGAAGACCGGTTCAACAGGAGCAAGCATAGGCTCAAGTGTGTGAAAATTAATATCCCAGGTATTACAGGCCCCCACAAACTgagaggcttttttaaaaatcatgcatTCCTTTTTTATTAATCTGAAAAACGCTCCCTGCTACTAGGTTGTAGCTTTTCTTGTTGACAAGAAGCCGCCTCTGCAGCGTGTCACTGGCTAACTCTGCCTGAACTGCCAGTTGGAGGCATAGTGGTAAACATCAGAATGTAGCTCCATGTAAACACTGAAATGGGCTAAAACTGTTTACCAGGACAGTCGAGAGCAGCCCTGTGCTGTAACTTTACCTGGCGTATGTAGGTTATTTTGGGTTTGAAAAGCAGTTTGAAAATAGGAGGCTATGCTATAAAGCTGGGTAATTTACATGCGACTTACCTGGCGCATTCGGACTGTGCTGGCTTTGGGGCATGTGCGCCTGAACTTTGACCCGGCCCCCGGCCGCGAGCCCGCTTGACACAGGGTTTACATTTCATGGGTTAAAGTGACTCTCCTTCCAGTTTGCCAACTGCTTCCAAATGGAGATTCTCACCCCCAACCACACACATAGCCCCACCTCTCCTCTCCCGGTCGCCCACTGTATGATTCTCGGGACTTGTCTACCCGGTGATTTAGTGTACAGCAAGCCAAAGTGTGAATCTACAGCGCAGCAGCATGTGGGCCATGTGGACCCAACTACCGCACTCTGGAAGTTTCATAGTGTGCTTTGACGTACTAGTGTTTCAAACAGTCGTGGGCCCCACCTAAGAGATTGCCTAGTTGGGGCATGATGCTGGGAATGCTCTGCCCCATATATCCATTAGGCGCAGACACATTAGGAGGAAGCTGCTGCTGGGGATAATGCACTTTCTTCTCCCAGATCAACAATCCAGCATCAATTCAGGCACTGAAATGATGCATTTCCCTTATTCCCTATCATTTTCTTTTGAATCAGTCCCCATTCACAGGACGGTTTGATCTCACAATCCTCCTAGTTAAGTTCATCAATGTCCACTAATcataaaattgtcagtgatgtcTGAGAGCAGAAACTGAAGGCACGGTCTGTGCAAGATTTAAGTTTACTAAGGGAATGAAGATTGCTAATGATAAGAAATGTAACAGGAGCTgtgaatgagtttgtgtgtgtttggaaaaGCCCTTTGCAGCAGAAGCGCCCTGTGAGACAGTAGATAGGCCCACACTGAGGAAGAAGGCCCCAGacaggaacagtgtgtggggctAGCCCTGCCCCTATCAATCATGTATGGTAGAGAAGAGGTctttaaaaagaaggaaatggCTGCAGTCAGCTATGGGGAAGATCACCCTGGGTAGTAAATGGGTGGAGTGATTCCTTAAGCCACAGGCGGAGCTCCCAGCCAGAAGATCTCCACCCAGACTCTACAGGGAGTGCAGCAGACTCCCAGGGTAAGCCCCACAGAGAAAGCCCCATTCAACCACCCAGCCAGAAGGACTCCTTGAAAACAGCTACACAGACAGCCCTGAAGTATGAAAGTACTGTTGGCCTCTTTCCCTTTCAGTTGGCTCTGGGAAGTTATTCTTGGGTGTGCTGGGACATTTAACTTCCTTTGGATCCCCATCAAAAGAGACTTAAGAAGGCCCACAAGGGCAGGGTCCCCCTTGcaagaaataaaaaaagtgaGGCCTGTGTATGAGCCACCTAGTGGAAATAACTGGCTGTGGCCAGGGTCTCCTGTGGCCTGGGAGAAAAGCTTAAGGTCACTCTCTTACACTTGATGTTAGCCACTGTAGCCCAAACAGAGCCCCGAATACAGCATTTTAGTCTCTAGTAAACTCAAGAAAGAGACATCTTTAGTGATCATAGCTAATGCCTCTCTTCCTGGAGTTTGTGAACACGGTGGACTATGTTAAGTGCTAGTCTATTCAGTATAACTCCCATTTTCCAGAGGGTTTTGGACATACCCAGTGGAGTCTGGATAAACTAACGTCTGTGCATTGCTACCCAGGGAAATGAGTAAGCTTAGGTTAACCACTGGTTGAATGAACAGAGACAATCCTAGTGTGGAGGGGGGAATCTGAAGGAAGACCTGGTCATCAGCTATAGTTTTCACCTTATTTGGAGGAAGCCTTGAGGATCGAAGAGTCCAGAGAGAATTTAGTATGGCAGTGCTGACGAGACCTTTGTTCTGCTGCCGTTGGCTTGCTGGCAATGGgcttttacactgcagtctgtcacttgctcacatttttaaaataagagggGAAAAATACAGCTGAAAGCGTTTCCATTCTTTGGACGGTACGAATGTTTTAATTCAGAAATttgctttaattacattatgtAATATCAGACTATTTTACAAGTTTAGGATATGAGAATGTATAGACCACTACACAGAAATCCAGAGAAAGCATAAAAACTAAACATGGGAAAGGAAAAAGTTAACTTAATCCAAAACAAAGTGCCGAGAGAAGGTGCAAGTGGAAATGAGTGATTACTTACCAAGATCCAGAGAAGTACAAAGGATGAAACTAACATAATTTACAGTATTGGTTCTGCACAACCATTTTTTGCCCATTTTTACAGAGTCTTTATTTccccccatcactgagctgaTGGTTGCGTCTCTCAGGGTTGGGTTTGGTCGTAGGGGAAAACCAAATAACTGATGGGCAAACGTCACAACCCCCGGTGAGCTGGTCCCCAGGCTCACACCTACAGGAAGTGTCTTCCACTGGATAGGCAAGGGGTTCTGCACCAAGAACTGTACGGAGGAAAACTAAAAACAGCCCCCAAAAGCCCCCTTATCTCAAACGTAGAAAAGTCTCACTCTGGAAGTGCTTACAAGGAGGTCATCATCGAAGAACTTGGTTTCTATAATAACGTTACCACTGTGGAGGGAAATTGAAAGGAAAGCAAGGAGATATTAGACAAAAGCAATTACAGAATACTACAGCTAACACTGCTCTTGCTGGCTTGAGCTAACTCCCTGTCCCCACAATACCCGCTGCCTTTTATTTAAGAATATTTATTGCACGCATTGAATAATGCAAACGGTAGCAGCACTGTAACCCGACGCCATCAGCAATGGACTAGAAGGGAGGGCTGTTCTTTACAAAGTGCTATCAGCCTTATTTTCCACAGACAATGAGACTTGCCCATTGCATTCCtatagggagctgctcccccatgtCAAGATGAACCGTTTCTGTTCACTGGGTTGAATGGCACACTGGCTGTGtcacagggcagagcagggaggggatgtATATGATACCCATGAATGGTTAACTTCTGCACAATGTTTTTGAAGCCATAGGTAAAGTTGTAGCGTGGCTGGTCACCTTGTATTACTCATTCTCTACTGGGAGACATGAAAAGCAGCACCACACTTCCTACGCTGTTATTCCTCTCCATGTCCCCATATGCCCTCTAGCAGTCGATGTGATTCTCCCAAGAAATGCTTAAAAGCAAGTGTCTTGTCTGAACCGCAGTGGAAAGATCTAGTGTCCCACATGGAATATAGACTTTGGGTATGACTGCACACTCTGCTGGTCCAAGTTGGTTTTATGTGTTCTGTATACTAAAGCAGAAGCATAGTATACTAATGCTGGGtgtgctgcagagtgagagatGCTGCTACTCATCAGCGTATCCAATGCAGCGAGGCGGTGGTGGTCGGCAAGAGCTGGGatgcagctgctctgccagccccactgGCAGGAGGAGGTGATAGTCtactcaccccaccccagagagggCTGGGTTGTTTTCAGACCTGACCTGACACTTGAAGTTGGGTCCAGCTGGGTTTGGCTCAGGTTTCAAGGCTCTAATTTTAGGAAGCCTTTGGAGAGTGGAATGGAGAACTGAGAGGCCTAGTAAGATTGGTGAATCTGGAACCTACAGAGAACTGGGGGGGTGGAAAATGCTCGTGTACCCTTGCCACCATCAGTAGGGCTCAGTCCTGAAAACTTTCTGCTTCCTGAGGTGGGGAGAATTGTGTCTCATCCAGTGAGCTTTTGTCTTTATTCTGGATTTTGCAGTCTGGCTTCCCCGGTGCTCACTGGGAGCTGGGTTTGCTTGCAGTGCCCACAAAAAGGGCTCCCAGGTagcactgctctaaccacttcaCTTATTGTTCCCTCTTCATAGTCTTTCCTCTTTCTCAAAAGTGCTGTCAAAGACTTTTGTGACATCAAAGATGGCGGCTGCAACCAAAGCTCCCTCACTGTATGTCTAGTTTCcatcagggcagggagggagcaaagGGAAGTTTGACAAGAAGGATCTTCTAGGAGCACACCAATCTTGGTGTGACCAGGTTCCCGCTATCTGCCTAAACTCCTCCTGTCTCTGCTGGtgacagacagagagaaatgTTTTGCCAGCACATATCTAGCCTGGGGACAGCTCCTATAGGGATGCTGGCCTTTTTTAGGGATTACTGCTTGCCAAGGGTCTGCCTCTAGGCTTCTCTTCCATCAAACCTCCCATTCAAAGTGACGCCCTGGTACTCACTAGCCTGATCTAAGTCCATAAATTGCTGATTTCCTCTGACATCAACGTGTAAGGAGTCAATTAGAGGGCTTTTATTTTGTTCACATGCTATTTTGCATAACTACGCTATTTTATATCCAAAAGAGGGTAACATATTTGAAGCCTGGCAAAAGAGTATAGTGTTAAACGAGCACCAGAAGCCAACTTCAGGTCACAGAGGTCCCCTGCGTGACACCACCTGAATAAGGTCTGCAGGGATCTCAGAGCAAGAGCCAGTCAGTAACAGCTGGCTTTATGGGAATGCACTGAGTAGCTGCTTAGCCTGGATGTTGAGGGCATtagaacagaatttttaaaactccttcatAGTCACCTTTAAAGGCAGGTCCAGTATTTAACATAGAATCAATTCCAGTTTCTCAAAAGTCTTAGCAGCTCTATTAAAGCAAATTAGACCTATGGGAAGGAGGGAAATGGGGAAGTCCCTCAAGAGCTGGCAGTATGGAACGTGACAAAGTCAATATCAACTCCCCTCCCTCTTTCACATTTTGAACAATCCTCCAATTTTACTCTTCTGCACCCATGGAAATGCCAAGAcctgcttcccccttccctgttcctcccccaaccccctgcccccgagTGCTCAGATTCTCTAACCCTAAGCAACTCACGTTAAAACATTAGCTGGCATCATCTGTGATTCTGGTGCTGCCTCTATCAAGGACTGCCAAGTGTTTGTGGAGTTAGGGATCACAAAGCCAAATTCAAAGAACCATTCTGTGAAGTGAAAAAGAGATCCAAAAGCTTTTTATGAAAACCACATTGGTCCTATTGCTCTTTACCTGACTGCACACCCAACTCCTAAAGCGGTCAGTAACTGACACACCTTATGCTCTGTCAGCAGGTTGTATGTAAACTCAGAAGAAGGGAAATGCTATGTAAAAACTAGGATTGTACAACTCAACCCGCACTAAACACCCTCCCTGCCTCCACTATGCCCTTGAGGAACAGATCGGAAGAGCAATGGCACAGTCATGCCACTTTTCTTGTGATTAACTCAGCAGAAATTGGGCCAAGTTAGATTTCATTGTTTCTAACCAATCTTTAGAGTGTTCTAAATCCTCCCCCTCTTCAAAAAACTTCCCCGTGTAAGAAAGCTCAAGGTAGGGGCCTAATGAATAAAACAAGGCAGCGAGGTTCTGAACTCTTATACCCCCTAGATTAAGTGTAATATTACAACAAGGCATTCTAGATCATGCTGTCACAGGTACAAGTCATGCTTGCGTAAGCGTTAATACGCTTCTGAAATGGTCTCTTTAATGCTCTGGCCCATTAGGTCCGACTAACACTCCACCTCCACGTTactcttaaaaattaaaaaaatggtcAGCCCATCTCATTACCCACAATCCCAGCATTTTACAAAGTTTCAGTTCACCACATTCTAGTACAGACTGTGTCCAGAGAATGGAGCGATACCTTCTAGACACTGCCCTTTGAAATAAACTTTCTGTTCCAGTCGGAATTTTTCCATTTGTTCTGCTGAGGAGAAGTTTAGCTCCCGAGACACGGCTTTgcatttcagaattttcttaGGAACTCGAGCTGTGGAAGTAAATCAGACAACCATTACTCTGACGAATAATAAAACAAACCCTGCGCTATTCTGGCATGCTCTGAAATGCTAACCCAATGCAGAGGCTCTGAGCACAGTTCAGGCCAAAAAAGCAACTAAAAATGTGAGttccattttacagaagtgaaCACTAAGGCACAGATAGCTTTAACCTAATCCCTTGCCCAGAATCTCAAAGCAAGACTGTGGCACAGCCAGAAAAAtacccaggtctcttgactcctCATTCCTGGTAATGTACTACTGAAGCCCTGTTACCTCAGGCTAAAATGTGACCTGCAACATTACAAATTACTTAAGAAAATGTGCTAAACATGGCAAATAGGCAGAGGGATACTCTGCCCATTAAATAGTACC contains:
- the PDE6D gene encoding retinal rod rhodopsin-sensitive cGMP 3',5'-cyclic phosphodiesterase subunit delta yields the protein MSAKDERAKEILRGFKLNWMNLRDAETGKILWQGTEDLSVPGVEHEARVPKKILKCKAVSRELNFSSAEQMEKFRLEQKVYFKGQCLEEWFFEFGFVIPNSTNTWQSLIEAAPESQMMPANVLTGNVIIETKFFDDDLLVSTSRVRLFYV